In Labrus mixtus chromosome 13, fLabMix1.1, whole genome shotgun sequence, a single genomic region encodes these proteins:
- the LOC132987225 gene encoding alsin-like isoform X1, whose product MENREESPVEEQAQTPQERGILYIWQSAGPALQLCPERVLLSRPVLQTALGEHHGLLLTQGGLVYSFGELFWRDLSVPVSAPVLEVSLLGKTMVRVAAGGFHCGALSDQGNIYMWGENTAGQCGLTKSCAASEITSNITVSEPCHVPVVDSEVIPPAVVKVVDLAFGREHSLALSAQNELWAWGSGCQLGLVTSTFPVWKPQKVEHLAGRHVLQVACGAYHSLALVRSLTPKNYNTLNPEKGEQGQSTQSFVTERDELLAADTSHYCPLGVELSGETPPRRSSPRPKPQHGARTASSSPYSQLKPHEHFDPLTEVDGGRLSRSLPVWSGNKDTSLLEGMELQKLVQKNSSYSWDHITGPGDTDSLSSYTSDDSCVSSTPSTDLLTSSFKEDLQIKSQTNSSSSIPYSSSPVCLEEVRLFLAGEKRGLQGQKSSSLTNINQKGNAASRRRSLPGIPTHGSPRRHRPCACIPSSVCRCQAAAPEDAGDGLPSLETEVWSWGRGSEGQLGHGDQLARLQPLCVKSMIGEEVIKVAAGSHHSLALTAHCQVYSWGSNMCGQLGHVNSPVTVPQLTKLSDGLRVWDISAGQSHSLLLADGDCVQPVLLYCGQQLLSVQQETSHKGQRSCQRSPNKAESYTVRPTLLPFCMEMGYISSVCCGGPSCAALADQNVMGFISAIHELASRERQFFCWLSNTRKLLLTPLRNRESVIPSLSEPCTHLFFSLCESFIRLSVLIARHSTSLSYFLHNVRRQDVTSLLLLTHTEHFVDIYKEYCSSVGDFQVMGGFHSLQKLSRECLGSQQTMLAQLCVSDQSVSGDVDLVSLLYWPLQQLHHYNRVLLKLAACYDVLTAEYQSLQQGCSQYESLSLSLTRRKKEAEVTLLFWKSHPGKTTEVLRLPKRRVVCESSNRSLTLQNAGRFSNHWFMLFNDALVHTQGAIPSQILFSTHHVYPLTCLWVKPVTEDSSGLYAIKITCPEESFTLVASTPQEKNKWLRSLNQAMDQVVGGGGQGSSPGLTAMSRTASYVFTGEGRFKDAQYTGAWLAGRVHGRGTMKWPDGRVYSGNFKNGQEDGFGHYIIPNKVLNKPDIYQGNWKDGKLHGFGKYKYASGEVYEGCFCDGQRHGYGMLNSGRLSKKSSGVFIGQWLHGKKTGYGVYDDITRGEKYMGLWLDEQRHGSAVVVTQYGVYFEGTFRENKMSGPGLLVSDDDTALHGEFSDDWTVNGKGVLSLANGDNLDGLFSGEWTTGLKVVGTYTKPAYEEPETRERSRMLRLGQYVVAAEQRWVCVFDECWRRLGCDAAGRGERSTAWENIAVTISTARRQSPKLSRSQSKVLESLEFIPQYGEQFTTANYDNIRRYLLKSCETPHHPLGWLVETLVTVFRMTYIGVGSNRRLLRQAVHEVQAFLTHFYVIVRFLFPGLPADGCAIPESLASQSESRHNSSFEEQCGVLVVSCSSLLLPLLLPQLYPPLFTLYCLQEEQEEARYWERILRLNKQPDQSLLSFLGVQEKFWPVWMSILGEKKQIVSSSKDACFVSAIETLQQISTTFTPSDKLLVIKNTFEELTQEIKPMLEDNFLWCMDDLLPLFLYVVLRARVKNLGAEVSLIDDLMDSNVQHGELGMMFTTLRACYIQIQQESTT is encoded by the exons Atggagaacagagaggagag ccCTGTGGAAGAGCAGGCCCAGACACCGCAAGAGCGAGGAATTCTCTACATCTGGCAGTCAGCGGGCCCCGCTCTGCAGCTGTGTCCAGAGAGAGTGCTTCTATCCAGGCCTGTCCTGCAGACTGCCCTTGGAGAACATCATGGACTCCTGCTCACACAGG GTGGTCTGGTGTATTCTTTTGGTGAGCTGTTTTGGAGGGATCTAAGTGTACCAGTGTCTGCTCCTGTGCTGGAGGTCTCATTGCTGGGAAAGACAATGGTCCGTGTGGCTGCTGGTGGCTTCCATTGCGGAGCCTTAAGTGACCAGGGCAACATCTATATGTGGGGGGAGAACACTGCAGGACAGTGTGGCCTGACTAAGAGTTGTGCAGCATCAGAGATCACATCAAACATCACAG TTTCAGAGCCTTGCCATGTCCCTGTGGTGGATAGTGAGGTCATTCCTCCAGCGGTGGTTAAGGTGGTGGATCTGGCCTTCGGACGGGAGCACAGCCTTGCTCTGTCAGCTCAGAATGAGCTGTGGGCGTGGGGAAGTGGCTGCCAGCTTGGCCTGGTCACCAGTACTTTCCCTGTATGGAAACCACAGAAG GTGGAGCACTTGGCAGGCAGACATGTACTTCAG GTGGCTTGTGGAGCATACCACAGCCTGGCCTTGGTTCGTAGTTTAACTCCAAAGAACTACAACACCCTGAATCCTGAGAAAGGGGAGCAGGGCCAGTCAACTCAGTCCTTTGTGACAGAGAGGGACGAGTTGTTGGCAGCTGACACTAGTCACTACTGTCCCCTGGGGGTGGAGCTGTCAGGCGAG ACCCCTCCAAGGAGAAGCAGCCCCAGACCTAAGCCTCAACATGGTGCAAGGACGGCTAGCAGTAGCCCTTACAGCCAGCTTAAGCCCCATGAGCACTTTGACCCTCTCACTGAAGTAGACGGCGGCCGCTTGTCTCGCTCCCTGCCAGTCTGGAGCGGGAATAAGGACACCTCTCTCCTTGAAGGAATGGAGCTTCAGAAATTAGTCCAGAAAAACTCAAGTTACTCATGGGACCACATTACAGGGCCAGGAGACACCGACTCACTGAGCAGTTACACTTCAG ATGACAGCTGTGTTTCTTCAACTCCATCCACTGATCTATTGACTTCCAGTTTCAAAGAAGACCTACAAATTAAAAGCCAAACCAACAG CAGCAGTTCCATACCGTACTCCTCCTCACCAGTGTGTTTGGAAGAAGTTCGCCTTTTTCTTGCTGGAGAGAAGCGGGGACTGCAGGGGCAGAAGAGCTCAAGTCTCACGAATATCAATCAGAAGGGGAACGCTGCAAGCAGAAGACGCTCCCTGCCTGGAATACCCACTCATG GGTCTCCACGACGACACAGGCCTTGTGCCTGCATACCATCCTCTGTTTGTCGGTGCCAGGCTGCAGCTCCGGAGGATGCTGGAGACGGGCTTCCATCTCTGGAGACTGAAGTGTGGAGCTGGGGCCGCGGGTCTGAGGGGCAACTGGGCCATGGAGATCAACTTGCCAG ACTCCAGCCTTTATGTGTCAAGTCTATGATTGGTGAGGAGGTAATCAAAGTGGCTGCTGGCTCACACCATTCCTTGGCTCTCACTGCTCACTGTCAG GTGTACTCATGGGGCAGCAACATGTGTGGACAGCTTGGTCATGTCAACAGTCCTGTCACCGTTCCTCAACTCACTAAG CTATCTGATGGTCTTCGAGTTTGGGACATATCAGCTGGTCAGAGTCACTCCCTCCTCTTGGCTGATGGAGACTGTGTCCAGCCTGTCCTGTTGTACTGCGGTCAGCAGCTTCTCTCAGTGCAGCAGGAGACGTCacacaaaggtcaaaggtcatgccAGAGGTCACCCAACAAGGCAGAGAGTTACACCGTCAGACCCACCCTGTTGCCCTTTTGCATGGAG ATGGGTTACATTAgcagtgtgtgttgtggtggTCCAAGCTGTGCAGCGTTGGCAGACCAGAACGTGATGGGTTTTATTTCAGCCATCCATGAGCTAGCctccagagagagacagttcTTCTGCTGGTTGAGCAACACCAGGAAGCTCCTCCTCACACCACTACGCAACAGAG AGAGTGTCATTCCATCGCTAAGTGAGCCATGCactcatctcttcttctctctctgtgagagTTTCATTCGTCTGAGTGTCCTGATCGCCCGCCATTCAACATCACTCAGCTACTTCCTACATAATGTGCGAAGACAGGATGTcacttctcttcttctgctgacaCACACCGAGCACTTTGTGGACATTTATAAAGA GTACTGTTCTTCAGTCGGGGACTTCCAGGTGATGGGTGGATTCCACTCACTACAAAAACTCTCTCG tGAGTGTTTAGGCTCTCAGCAGACCATGCTGGCTCAGCTGTGTGTATCAGACCAGTCCGTCAGCGGGGATGTTGATCTGGTTTCACTGTTATACTggcctctgcagcagctccaccacTACAACCGAGTTCTGCTCAAACTGGCAGCTTGTTATGATGTG TTAACTGCTGAGTATCAGTCCCTCCAACAGGGCTGTAGTCAGTATGAATCCCTGTCTTTGTCACTGACCCGGAGGAAAAAAGAGGCTGAAGTCACCCTCCTCTTCTGGAAGAGCCATCCAGGAAAAACTACT GAGGTTCTGCGTCTCCCAAAACGTCGTGTGGTGTGTGAGAGCAGCAACAGATCCCTGACTCTGCAGAATGCTGGGCGGTTCTCTAACCACTGGTTCATGCTGTTCAATGACGCTCTGgtgcacacacag GGTGCCATTCCCTCACAGATCCTT TTCTCCACACATCACGTCTatcctctgacctgtctgtgGGTGAAACCGGTCACAGAAGACAGCAGTGGACT CTATGCGATCAAAATCACATGTCCAGAGGAGAGTTTCACCCTGGTAGCATCGACACCACAGGAGAAG aacAAGTGGCTGCGATCTCTGAACCAGGCGATGGATCAGGTGGTAGGCGGTGGAGGTCAGGGGTCATCACCAGGGTTGACAGCAATGTCTCGTACGGCCTCCTACGTGTTCACTGGAGAGGGACGGTTTAAAGACGCCCAGTATACCGGGGCCTGGCTGGCAGGACGAGTGCATGGAAG AGGTACCATGAAGTGGCCAGATGGACGGGTCTATAGTGGGAACTTCAAGAATGGACAAGAGGATGG ctttggACATTATATTATACCCAACAAAGTGCTGAATAAGCCAGACATCTACCAAGGAAACTGGAAAGATGGCAAGCTCCATGGCTTCGGCAAGTACAA GTATGCCAGTGGTGAAGTGTATGAGGGCTGTTTCTGTGATGGGCAGCGACACGGTTACGGGATGCTGAATTCGGGGAGGCTGAGTAAGAAGTCTTCGGGCGTTTTTATTGGCCAGTGGCTCCACGGCAAGAAGACAGGCTATGGCGTCTACGATGACATCACAAG AGGTGAGAAGTACATGGGGCTGTGGTTGGACGAGCAGCGGCATGGCAGCGCTGTGGTGGTCACCCAGTACGGTGTTTACTTTGAGGGGACcttcagagaaaacaagatgagc GGCCCAGGCCTGTTGGTGTCAGATGATGACACAGCTCTCCATGGGGAGTTCTCTGATGACTGGACTGTCAATGGGAAG GGTGTTTTATCTCTCGCTAATGGTGACAACCTAGATGGCCTGTTCAGTGGAGAGTGGACCACAGGTCTGAAGGTGGTTGGAACGTACACCAAACCAGCCTACGAAGAGCCTGAAACTAGAGAGAGAAGCCGCATGCT CAGGCTGGGTCAGTATGTGGTGGCCGCAGAGCAGCGGTGGGTCTGCGTGTTCGATGAATGTTGGCGTCGGCTCGGCTGTGATGCTgctgggagaggagagaggtctACGGCCTGGGAGAACATTGCTGTTACCATATCAACTGCACGAAGACAGAG cCCAAAACTCAGCAGGTCTCAGAGCAAAGTATTGGAGTCTTTGGAGTTTATTCCTCAGTATGGAGAACAGTTCACTACGGCCAACTATGACAACATACGAAGATACCTCCTCAAG TCATGTGAAACCCCTCACCACCCCCTGGGCTGGCTGGTGGAGACGTTGGTTACTGTTTTTAGGATGACTTACATTGGAGTGGGTTCCAACCGCAGGCTGCTCAGGCAAGCTGTCCACGAAGTTCAGGCCTTCCTTACACATTTCTACGTCATTGTGAG gtttttatttcctgGGTTACCTGCTGACGGCTGTGCCATCCCAGAATCCCTTGCCTCTCAATCTGAAAGCAGACACAACTCAAGCTTTGAAGAGCAGTG CGGTGTTTTGGTGGTGAGCTGCTCCTCTTtgctcctccctctgctgctccctCAGCTCTACCCCCCTCTCTTTACCCTTTACTGCcttcaggaggagcaggaggaggcccGATACTGGGAGCGCATCCTCAGACTCAACAAACAGCCTGACCAGTCCCTGCTCAGCTTCCTGGGTGTGCAAGA GAAGTTCTGGCCCGTCTGGATGTCAATtctgggagagaaaaaacag ATTGTGTCCAGCAGTAAAGATGCCTGCTTTGTTTCAGCTATAGAGACACTCCAACAAATCAG CACCACGTTCACTCCGTCAGACAAACTCCTCGTCATCAAGAACACATTTGAAGAGTTGACCCAGGAAATAAAACCTATGTTGGAAGACAACTTCCTGTGGTGCATGGATGACCTGCTGCCCCTCTTCCTCTATGTAGTGCTCAGGGCTAG GGTTAAGAACCTGGGAGCCGAGGTCAGTCTGATAGACGACTTGATGGACTCCAACGTTCAGCACGGAGAGCTGGGAATGATGTTCACCACACTGAGG GCCTGCTACATCCAGATTCAGCAGGAGTCGACTACTTAA
- the LOC132987225 gene encoding alsin-like isoform X2, which produces MENREESPVEEQAQTPQERGILYIWQSAGPALQLCPERVLLSRPVLQTALGEHHGLLLTQGGLVYSFGELFWRDLSVPVSAPVLEVSLLGKTMVRVAAGGFHCGALSDQGNIYMWGENTAGQCGLTKSCAASEITSNITVSEPCHVPVVDSEVIPPAVVKVVDLAFGREHSLALSAQNELWAWGSGCQLGLVTSTFPVWKPQKVEHLAGRHVLQVACGAYHSLALVRSLTPKNYNTLNPEKGEQGQSTQSFVTERDELLAADTSHYCPLGVELSGETPPRRSSPRPKPQHGARTASSSPYSQLKPHEHFDPLTEVDGGRLSRSLPVWSGNKDTSLLEGMELQKLVQKNSSYSWDHITGPGDTDSLSSYTSDDSCVSSTPSTDLLTSSFKEDLQIKSQTNSSSSIPYSSSPVCLEEVRLFLAGEKRGLQGQKSSSLTNINQKGNAASRRRSLPGIPTHGSPRRHRPCACIPSSVCRCQAAAPEDAGDGLPSLETEVWSWGRGSEGQLGHGDQLARLQPLCVKSMIGEEVIKVAAGSHHSLALTAHCQVYSWGSNMCGQLGHVNSPVTVPQLTKLSDGLRVWDISAGQSHSLLLADGDCVQPVLLYCGQQLLSVQQETSHKGQRSCQRSPNKAESYTVRPTLLPFCMEMGYISSVCCGGPSCAALADQNVMGFISAIHELASRERQFFCWLSNTRKLLLTPLRNRESVIPSLSEPCTHLFFSLCESFIRLSVLIARHSTSLSYFLHNVRRQDVTSLLLLTHTEHFVDIYKEYCSSVGDFQVMGGFHSLQKLSRECLGSQQTMLAQLCVSDQSVSGDVDLVSLLYWPLQQLHHYNRVLLKLAACYDVLTAEYQSLQQGCSQYESLSLSLTRRKKEAEVTLLFWKSHPGKTTEVLRLPKRRVVCESSNRSLTLQNAGRFSNHWFMLFNDALVHTQGAIPSQILFSTHHVYPLTCLWVKPVTEDSSGLYAIKITCPEESFTLVASTPQEKNKWLRSLNQAMDQVVGGGGQGSSPGLTAMSRTASYVFTGEGRFKDAQYTGAWLAGRVHGRGTMKWPDGRVYSGNFKNGQEDGFGHYIIPNKVLNKPDIYQGNWKDGKLHGFGKYKYASGEVYEGCFCDGQRHGYGMLNSGRLSKKSSGVFIGQWLHGKKTGYGVYDDITRGEKYMGLWLDEQRHGSAVVVTQYGVYFEGTFRENKMSGPGLLVSDDDTALHGEFSDDWTVNGKGVLSLANGDNLDGLFSGEWTTGLKVVGTYTKPAYEEPETRERSRMLLGQYVVAAEQRWVCVFDECWRRLGCDAAGRGERSTAWENIAVTISTARRQSPKLSRSQSKVLESLEFIPQYGEQFTTANYDNIRRYLLKSCETPHHPLGWLVETLVTVFRMTYIGVGSNRRLLRQAVHEVQAFLTHFYVIVRFLFPGLPADGCAIPESLASQSESRHNSSFEEQCGVLVVSCSSLLLPLLLPQLYPPLFTLYCLQEEQEEARYWERILRLNKQPDQSLLSFLGVQEKFWPVWMSILGEKKQIVSSSKDACFVSAIETLQQISTTFTPSDKLLVIKNTFEELTQEIKPMLEDNFLWCMDDLLPLFLYVVLRARVKNLGAEVSLIDDLMDSNVQHGELGMMFTTLRACYIQIQQESTT; this is translated from the exons Atggagaacagagaggagag ccCTGTGGAAGAGCAGGCCCAGACACCGCAAGAGCGAGGAATTCTCTACATCTGGCAGTCAGCGGGCCCCGCTCTGCAGCTGTGTCCAGAGAGAGTGCTTCTATCCAGGCCTGTCCTGCAGACTGCCCTTGGAGAACATCATGGACTCCTGCTCACACAGG GTGGTCTGGTGTATTCTTTTGGTGAGCTGTTTTGGAGGGATCTAAGTGTACCAGTGTCTGCTCCTGTGCTGGAGGTCTCATTGCTGGGAAAGACAATGGTCCGTGTGGCTGCTGGTGGCTTCCATTGCGGAGCCTTAAGTGACCAGGGCAACATCTATATGTGGGGGGAGAACACTGCAGGACAGTGTGGCCTGACTAAGAGTTGTGCAGCATCAGAGATCACATCAAACATCACAG TTTCAGAGCCTTGCCATGTCCCTGTGGTGGATAGTGAGGTCATTCCTCCAGCGGTGGTTAAGGTGGTGGATCTGGCCTTCGGACGGGAGCACAGCCTTGCTCTGTCAGCTCAGAATGAGCTGTGGGCGTGGGGAAGTGGCTGCCAGCTTGGCCTGGTCACCAGTACTTTCCCTGTATGGAAACCACAGAAG GTGGAGCACTTGGCAGGCAGACATGTACTTCAG GTGGCTTGTGGAGCATACCACAGCCTGGCCTTGGTTCGTAGTTTAACTCCAAAGAACTACAACACCCTGAATCCTGAGAAAGGGGAGCAGGGCCAGTCAACTCAGTCCTTTGTGACAGAGAGGGACGAGTTGTTGGCAGCTGACACTAGTCACTACTGTCCCCTGGGGGTGGAGCTGTCAGGCGAG ACCCCTCCAAGGAGAAGCAGCCCCAGACCTAAGCCTCAACATGGTGCAAGGACGGCTAGCAGTAGCCCTTACAGCCAGCTTAAGCCCCATGAGCACTTTGACCCTCTCACTGAAGTAGACGGCGGCCGCTTGTCTCGCTCCCTGCCAGTCTGGAGCGGGAATAAGGACACCTCTCTCCTTGAAGGAATGGAGCTTCAGAAATTAGTCCAGAAAAACTCAAGTTACTCATGGGACCACATTACAGGGCCAGGAGACACCGACTCACTGAGCAGTTACACTTCAG ATGACAGCTGTGTTTCTTCAACTCCATCCACTGATCTATTGACTTCCAGTTTCAAAGAAGACCTACAAATTAAAAGCCAAACCAACAG CAGCAGTTCCATACCGTACTCCTCCTCACCAGTGTGTTTGGAAGAAGTTCGCCTTTTTCTTGCTGGAGAGAAGCGGGGACTGCAGGGGCAGAAGAGCTCAAGTCTCACGAATATCAATCAGAAGGGGAACGCTGCAAGCAGAAGACGCTCCCTGCCTGGAATACCCACTCATG GGTCTCCACGACGACACAGGCCTTGTGCCTGCATACCATCCTCTGTTTGTCGGTGCCAGGCTGCAGCTCCGGAGGATGCTGGAGACGGGCTTCCATCTCTGGAGACTGAAGTGTGGAGCTGGGGCCGCGGGTCTGAGGGGCAACTGGGCCATGGAGATCAACTTGCCAG ACTCCAGCCTTTATGTGTCAAGTCTATGATTGGTGAGGAGGTAATCAAAGTGGCTGCTGGCTCACACCATTCCTTGGCTCTCACTGCTCACTGTCAG GTGTACTCATGGGGCAGCAACATGTGTGGACAGCTTGGTCATGTCAACAGTCCTGTCACCGTTCCTCAACTCACTAAG CTATCTGATGGTCTTCGAGTTTGGGACATATCAGCTGGTCAGAGTCACTCCCTCCTCTTGGCTGATGGAGACTGTGTCCAGCCTGTCCTGTTGTACTGCGGTCAGCAGCTTCTCTCAGTGCAGCAGGAGACGTCacacaaaggtcaaaggtcatgccAGAGGTCACCCAACAAGGCAGAGAGTTACACCGTCAGACCCACCCTGTTGCCCTTTTGCATGGAG ATGGGTTACATTAgcagtgtgtgttgtggtggTCCAAGCTGTGCAGCGTTGGCAGACCAGAACGTGATGGGTTTTATTTCAGCCATCCATGAGCTAGCctccagagagagacagttcTTCTGCTGGTTGAGCAACACCAGGAAGCTCCTCCTCACACCACTACGCAACAGAG AGAGTGTCATTCCATCGCTAAGTGAGCCATGCactcatctcttcttctctctctgtgagagTTTCATTCGTCTGAGTGTCCTGATCGCCCGCCATTCAACATCACTCAGCTACTTCCTACATAATGTGCGAAGACAGGATGTcacttctcttcttctgctgacaCACACCGAGCACTTTGTGGACATTTATAAAGA GTACTGTTCTTCAGTCGGGGACTTCCAGGTGATGGGTGGATTCCACTCACTACAAAAACTCTCTCG tGAGTGTTTAGGCTCTCAGCAGACCATGCTGGCTCAGCTGTGTGTATCAGACCAGTCCGTCAGCGGGGATGTTGATCTGGTTTCACTGTTATACTggcctctgcagcagctccaccacTACAACCGAGTTCTGCTCAAACTGGCAGCTTGTTATGATGTG TTAACTGCTGAGTATCAGTCCCTCCAACAGGGCTGTAGTCAGTATGAATCCCTGTCTTTGTCACTGACCCGGAGGAAAAAAGAGGCTGAAGTCACCCTCCTCTTCTGGAAGAGCCATCCAGGAAAAACTACT GAGGTTCTGCGTCTCCCAAAACGTCGTGTGGTGTGTGAGAGCAGCAACAGATCCCTGACTCTGCAGAATGCTGGGCGGTTCTCTAACCACTGGTTCATGCTGTTCAATGACGCTCTGgtgcacacacag GGTGCCATTCCCTCACAGATCCTT TTCTCCACACATCACGTCTatcctctgacctgtctgtgGGTGAAACCGGTCACAGAAGACAGCAGTGGACT CTATGCGATCAAAATCACATGTCCAGAGGAGAGTTTCACCCTGGTAGCATCGACACCACAGGAGAAG aacAAGTGGCTGCGATCTCTGAACCAGGCGATGGATCAGGTGGTAGGCGGTGGAGGTCAGGGGTCATCACCAGGGTTGACAGCAATGTCTCGTACGGCCTCCTACGTGTTCACTGGAGAGGGACGGTTTAAAGACGCCCAGTATACCGGGGCCTGGCTGGCAGGACGAGTGCATGGAAG AGGTACCATGAAGTGGCCAGATGGACGGGTCTATAGTGGGAACTTCAAGAATGGACAAGAGGATGG ctttggACATTATATTATACCCAACAAAGTGCTGAATAAGCCAGACATCTACCAAGGAAACTGGAAAGATGGCAAGCTCCATGGCTTCGGCAAGTACAA GTATGCCAGTGGTGAAGTGTATGAGGGCTGTTTCTGTGATGGGCAGCGACACGGTTACGGGATGCTGAATTCGGGGAGGCTGAGTAAGAAGTCTTCGGGCGTTTTTATTGGCCAGTGGCTCCACGGCAAGAAGACAGGCTATGGCGTCTACGATGACATCACAAG AGGTGAGAAGTACATGGGGCTGTGGTTGGACGAGCAGCGGCATGGCAGCGCTGTGGTGGTCACCCAGTACGGTGTTTACTTTGAGGGGACcttcagagaaaacaagatgagc GGCCCAGGCCTGTTGGTGTCAGATGATGACACAGCTCTCCATGGGGAGTTCTCTGATGACTGGACTGTCAATGGGAAG GGTGTTTTATCTCTCGCTAATGGTGACAACCTAGATGGCCTGTTCAGTGGAGAGTGGACCACAGGTCTGAAGGTGGTTGGAACGTACACCAAACCAGCCTACGAAGAGCCTGAAACTAGAGAGAGAAGCCGCATGCT GCTGGGTCAGTATGTGGTGGCCGCAGAGCAGCGGTGGGTCTGCGTGTTCGATGAATGTTGGCGTCGGCTCGGCTGTGATGCTgctgggagaggagagaggtctACGGCCTGGGAGAACATTGCTGTTACCATATCAACTGCACGAAGACAGAG cCCAAAACTCAGCAGGTCTCAGAGCAAAGTATTGGAGTCTTTGGAGTTTATTCCTCAGTATGGAGAACAGTTCACTACGGCCAACTATGACAACATACGAAGATACCTCCTCAAG TCATGTGAAACCCCTCACCACCCCCTGGGCTGGCTGGTGGAGACGTTGGTTACTGTTTTTAGGATGACTTACATTGGAGTGGGTTCCAACCGCAGGCTGCTCAGGCAAGCTGTCCACGAAGTTCAGGCCTTCCTTACACATTTCTACGTCATTGTGAG gtttttatttcctgGGTTACCTGCTGACGGCTGTGCCATCCCAGAATCCCTTGCCTCTCAATCTGAAAGCAGACACAACTCAAGCTTTGAAGAGCAGTG CGGTGTTTTGGTGGTGAGCTGCTCCTCTTtgctcctccctctgctgctccctCAGCTCTACCCCCCTCTCTTTACCCTTTACTGCcttcaggaggagcaggaggaggcccGATACTGGGAGCGCATCCTCAGACTCAACAAACAGCCTGACCAGTCCCTGCTCAGCTTCCTGGGTGTGCAAGA GAAGTTCTGGCCCGTCTGGATGTCAATtctgggagagaaaaaacag ATTGTGTCCAGCAGTAAAGATGCCTGCTTTGTTTCAGCTATAGAGACACTCCAACAAATCAG CACCACGTTCACTCCGTCAGACAAACTCCTCGTCATCAAGAACACATTTGAAGAGTTGACCCAGGAAATAAAACCTATGTTGGAAGACAACTTCCTGTGGTGCATGGATGACCTGCTGCCCCTCTTCCTCTATGTAGTGCTCAGGGCTAG GGTTAAGAACCTGGGAGCCGAGGTCAGTCTGATAGACGACTTGATGGACTCCAACGTTCAGCACGGAGAGCTGGGAATGATGTTCACCACACTGAGG GCCTGCTACATCCAGATTCAGCAGGAGTCGACTACTTAA